The Nitrospirota bacterium genome segment GCGTAAAGCCTGCGCCTACCGCCTCGCTCCCAATGATCGCCGCCACCTCGGTGAGGGTGGAGACGCCGTTGCCGTCCAGATCGGGCAGCTCCACCTCGTTGAGGTCGATGGAGGTTTCTTCAATTTCAATTTGGAACAGCGGTAACCCCTCACCCCCACCCTCTCCCTCAAGGGGAGGGGGAGTGGATGGGTCACCCGTCGCAGGCGGGGGCAGCTTCATCTTGATGGTTGTCTTGACTTCGACGAGGGGAACATCCTGATGCCGGCCGGGACGCACGCGCGTGTGGATGTCGTTGGCGCCGTCGCGGGCGGATTTCTTGGGCAAAAGGAACGTTACCTCAAAAGCAAATGCAAGCTCCCCCTCACCCACGCCCTCTCCCCCAATCTGGGGGCGAGGGGAGGATTTGGTAGGCGCGGGCTTCATGCCCGCGTCCGGGGACGCACCCTGAAGGGTGCGCCTACCAGGATCTTGACGCATCGAGACACCGCGCACACCGCCACGCACGCCTGATGCTTCCGCCCCGCGAACGCCACCGCGAACTCCGCCGACCACATCGCCGCGCACCCCGCCCCGAACGCCTCCGCGGACTCCCTCCGCTACGATCTCTCCGTTCACTTCGATGTCCGCCACGAGGTCGTCCGCCGCGGCCACGCCGTTCAGCGCCGCCGCGATTTCGGGGGAGAGAGGAAGGGAGACGTCCAGCGGCACGCCGTCTTCGGCCGCCGCGGGCGCGGTCAGTTTCAACGCATCGCGCTGGCAGGAGGCCAGGAGGCCCGTGAGGAGTGAGGCGTGAAGAGTGAGGTGAGAGACGGAACGGAAACGAGAACCGGAACGCCTCCAAGACATGGGCAGATTGTCAACCTCGCGTCAATCAATGTCAAGGTCAACAACCGCCCGTGCCGTCGCGTTGTGTGATCTAGGTCATAATACAAGACGCGGGCTGAAGCCCGCGCCTACCAAGAGCAGGACGACTGCCTCCCCGGTAGCCGCAGGCTTCAGCCTGCGTCCGAAGCGTGTAGGGGAGCAGCTTGAGCTGCTCCCTCTTATCGGGAGAGTCTGAAAACCCTCCCCTACGCATTCTGTTAGACGCACTAAAGGTCCTCCCCTACGGGAGGATCAAGGAATGAACATTGGTCTCGATACGGAGCGAACGCAATGTTACAATTCCGCGACGATGAACCGGATTCGTTTCGCCCTCATCCTCCTTCCCCTCTTCGCACTGACCAACCCGCCACTCGCAATTTCCCAATCCGTATCTCCCGAGGGCACTCGCGGGGTGTGGCACGTGCAGAGCGCCGACCGCCTCGATCTCGGCCGGTGGGTTCCATCCCTGACGGGCGGCTATTTCTCACAAAAAGACCTCGTTCTCGCCGCGCAGGATCACTCGGCCATCCTCGGCACCGCGGGATTCACGTTCCGTCCCGGCGACGAATCGGCCTTCCGACGCACCGAGGCATCCGTCGTCTGGGAGGGACGCTCCTACCGCGTGAACGACCGTGAAGTAGGCAGCAAGGATTCCGTCGCCGCATTCGGCGATCCTCGCCTGCGACTCAAATGGGAATGGCTTCGCGCCTCACCCTTCCACATGGGCCTCGGCCTCGAAGCTCGCGCATATTCAAAGGAGGAATCGGGTGGCATGGCCTTCTCCACGATCTCACCCGCCGCTTCGATATTGAACACACTCCGATGGTCGCCGTTCGCTTTCCATCTCACGGCAGGATATCGGCTCGATCAGTCTGAAAAGGCATTCCAGAGTCTCTCACCCTATCCCAGCAGGACCAATCGCACCGCGCAAGGCATCCGCGGCGATAACGTTTGGCTCGGGGGCGTGGCGCTGGAACTCACCGCAAGCCGGTGGATCCAACCTTTCGTCGAATGCACCGCCGAAATCGACACGGACGGCAAGGCCTTCGACAGCAACGGCGATCGCGTCAAGGTCACCACCTCCCAGAATCCGATCCGCCTTACGCCCGGCGCGCGCCTGCAAATCGCGAGCGCCCGCGTCGTGCTGGCGGGCGACCTTGGAATCCTCACCGCGCGATTCCCGCGGGAGGAGACGGATGTGCCACAATGGACCGCCGGCTTGAGTTTCCAATACGTCCGCACACCGCGCCATCGAGAGTTCGCCGTCGTGACCGGCCGCGTGCTCGATCAACAATCGCTCGAACCGCTCACCGCCTCCTCCGTGCTCATCGAAGATGAATCCGACGAGCGAATCACCTTGGACGTGGATCCCCGCACGGGCGAGTTCCGGAACGATCAAGTCCCACCGGGTCCGCATCGGATCACCGCCTTCCGGCCCGCGTACAAGTCGAAGAGCTACGACCTCGCCCTCGAGGCCAAACGCCAAGAGCGCGTGGAAATCGTCCTCGAACCGGAGGAAATCGTCATTCCCGAGGAAGCGCCGGCCGCCAAGGAGGAGGAGGCTCCCCCTCCCCCGCTGAAGGTCGTGCTGACCAAGGAGAAAATCGTCATCAACCAGCGGATCCAGTTCTATTTCAATTCCGTCGACATCAAGCCTGTGTCCATGCCGATCGTTCACGAGGTCGCCCGGATCATGTCGGAGCATCCGGAGGTGCGGCTCGAAGTGCAAGGGCACACGGATCCCACGGGCGCGGAGGACATCAACGAACTTGTTTCCTGGGCGCGCGCGGAAGTCGTCTATCATCACATGGTGCTTCTCGGCGTCGATCCCGCAAGGCTCACGTACAAAGGCTACGGCACACAGCGACCGATTGCGCCGAACGAATCTCAGGAGGGACGCAAGCTGAACCGTCGCGTCGAGTTTGTGGTGCCGACGGAGGGGGAGTCGGCCCTCCCGGCCCCTCCGCCCTCCGCACCTCCGACGCCCTAGCCCATTTGTCATTCCCGCGAAAGCGGGAATCCAGCGTGTAGGGGAGCAGCTTTAGCTGCTCCCTTTTCTTGGAGCACTGGTCCCAAGAAGGGAGGACCTCAAGGTCCTCCCCTACGGCTCCCAGGAAGGCTAGGCTGAAGCCCGGGCCTACCAAGCAGTGCTCTTCGATCCCGGAAACCGCATCCCCGCCCGACAACCGCCATCTACTCGGCCCCGATGTCCCGGCAATTGTGACGTGCATCACAATATTCCTTGACAATCCGCCCTCGGCGGATAGAATTGCGCCCAACATGAAACACATCACCTTGCTGCTGCTGTTCCTTTCCGCCGCGATCACGACGAATTGCGGCGGAATCATCGTCAAGAATTTGAGGAAAGCGGGGCTCGTCGCCCAGCGCAATCCGGACCCCATGCTCATCAAGTACGGAGCACCGAGCAACCTCCTCCTGTTCGAAGGGTTGGCGGACACCTTCTCGGACAACGCCGACCTCATGAGCATCATCGCGCAGACGTACTGTAGCTACGCGATGGGATTTGTGCAGGACGACGAGCCGGAGCGCGCGATGGTCCTCTTCATGCGAGGCCGCGATTTCGGTCTCCGCTCCCTGCTGCTGACGAGTCCCTTCAAGAAAGCCGTTCGAGCCGCAGCCGGGAAAAAGCCTGCAAATCAGGCGGAAGCCATCGAACAGGCCGTGGAGCATCTCGAAAAGGGCGTGGACGCCATCAAGGACAAGAAGCTCGTCGAGCGCCTTTTCTGGACGGGGAACTGCTGGGCCGGCTGGCTCA includes the following:
- a CDS encoding OmpA family protein — protein: MNIGLDTERTQCYNSATMNRIRFALILLPLFALTNPPLAISQSVSPEGTRGVWHVQSADRLDLGRWVPSLTGGYFSQKDLVLAAQDHSAILGTAGFTFRPGDESAFRRTEASVVWEGRSYRVNDREVGSKDSVAAFGDPRLRLKWEWLRASPFHMGLGLEARAYSKEESGGMAFSTISPAASILNTLRWSPFAFHLTAGYRLDQSEKAFQSLSPYPSRTNRTAQGIRGDNVWLGGVALELTASRWIQPFVECTAEIDTDGKAFDSNGDRVKVTTSQNPIRLTPGARLQIASARVVLAGDLGILTARFPREETDVPQWTAGLSFQYVRTPRHREFAVVTGRVLDQQSLEPLTASSVLIEDESDERITLDVDPRTGEFRNDQVPPGPHRITAFRPAYKSKSYDLALEAKRQERVEIVLEPEEIVIPEEAPAAKEEEAPPPPLKVVLTKEKIVINQRIQFYFNSVDIKPVSMPIVHEVARIMSEHPEVRLEVQGHTDPTGAEDINELVSWARAEVVYHHMVLLGVDPARLTYKGYGTQRPIAPNESQEGRKLNRRVEFVVPTEGESALPAPPPSAPPTP